From a single Candidatus Defluviilinea gracilis genomic region:
- the cas4 gene encoding CRISPR-associated protein Cas4, with product MLYFALFLLLLALLFFWQSNRQRQAAGLPGGRVIYTDTRGWNKLEKPLFYAALELTGKPDYLVEQNGKIIPVEVKSGRAPEAPYDSHIYQLASYCLLVEKTYGKRPPYGIVHYEDKDFSVEYTHELEQSLLELITEMKRDGMKREVSRSHEQASRCKRCGFRSVCDQSLA from the coding sequence ATGCTCTACTTTGCCCTTTTCCTCCTCCTCCTCGCCCTCCTCTTCTTCTGGCAGTCGAATCGTCAACGACAGGCGGCAGGCTTGCCAGGCGGACGCGTCATCTACACCGACACGCGCGGCTGGAACAAATTGGAGAAGCCGCTGTTCTATGCCGCGTTGGAGTTGACAGGCAAACCCGATTATCTCGTTGAACAAAATGGAAAGATCATCCCCGTCGAAGTGAAATCGGGTCGCGCGCCCGAAGCGCCATATGACTCGCACATTTATCAATTGGCATCGTATTGTTTATTGGTCGAGAAAACGTACGGCAAACGTCCGCCGTATGGGATCGTCCATTATGAGGATAAAGATTTTTCGGTGGAGTACACACACGAGTTGGAACAATCTCTGTTGGAGTTGATCACTGAAATGAAGCGCGATGGGATGAAGCGAGAAGTCTCAAGGTCGCACGAGCAGGCGTCCCGTTGTAAAAGATGCGGGTTTCGATCCGTTTGCGATCAGAGTTTGGCGTGA
- a CDS encoding NAD(+)/NADH kinase: MPESFIPKRPVVTAHQKMPEAVTEAEAMSAYLKSKGMDAPCGSIYDEDLRKRVRGGEFDMLVIAGGDGSVLRAGHLCAPSGVPILGVNLGRLGFLIQVDRREWREYFDKLFNGEAWIEKRMMLHTEHIRAGESLGEWYALNEVVVGRGANLRPVHLTASVDGSLLTRYLADGLIASTPTGSTAYALAAGGPILPPKLRNILLVPIAPHLSVDRAVVLAEGSTVTMTPKSENVVLSVDGQSPITLMEDDHIDARAADINAQFVRFGDPGYFYRNLTAHMNENSLGMPR; encoded by the coding sequence ATGCCCGAATCGTTCATCCCCAAGCGACCTGTCGTCACCGCGCATCAGAAAATGCCCGAAGCCGTGACCGAAGCGGAAGCGATGTCTGCGTATTTGAAAAGCAAGGGCATGGATGCGCCTTGCGGTTCGATCTACGATGAAGATTTGCGCAAGCGCGTGCGCGGCGGCGAGTTTGATATGCTGGTCATCGCGGGCGGAGATGGAAGCGTTTTGCGCGCGGGTCACCTCTGCGCCCCAAGCGGCGTGCCGATCCTCGGAGTCAATTTGGGCAGACTCGGTTTTCTCATTCAAGTGGATCGCCGCGAGTGGCGCGAGTACTTTGACAAATTGTTCAACGGCGAAGCGTGGATCGAGAAACGCATGATGCTTCACACCGAGCACATCCGCGCGGGCGAGTCGTTGGGCGAGTGGTACGCGTTGAATGAAGTGGTCGTCGGGCGCGGCGCGAACCTGCGACCCGTTCACTTAACCGCTTCAGTGGATGGAAGCCTGCTCACCCGCTATCTTGCCGATGGATTGATCGCTTCGACTCCGACGGGTTCAACTGCCTACGCCCTCGCGGCGGGCGGACCCATCCTGCCGCCGAAGTTGCGCAATATTTTGCTCGTGCCGATCGCGCCGCATCTTTCAGTGGATCGCGCGGTCGTGCTGGCTGAAGGCTCGACAGTGACCATGACGCCAAAAAGTGAGAATGTTGTTCTCAGCGTGGATGGTCAGTCGCCGATCACGTTGATGGAAGACGATCACATAGACGCGCGCGCGGCAGACATCAACGCGCAGTTCGTCCGCTTCGGCGACCCTGGATATTTTTATCGCAACCTCACTGCGCACATGAATGAAAATTCGTTGGGAATGCCGAGATGA
- the recN gene encoding DNA repair protein RecN produces the protein MLTELHIHNFAIIDKLDLRFGPGLIILTGETGAGKSIILDAVVMLIGGKADTTFVRTDSDAAFVEGVFQLKGPEREAVHSILQREELMDDPNYVVLMREVRKEGRSVARVNGRTVSVSLLKEIGSLVVDIHGQAEHLSLLDSRAHLGLLDRFAEVSRPLSDYRQTYHALLGVRHELNELRKAQADADRRVEFLTYQAEEIEAARLKAGEDDELRKERDRLANAESLAQNAQEALAVLEEGSPETPAATDLIGQAAQALHALAKIDSAQSELANQAEVLIETISDVVHNLRDYLEEIEFNPKRLDEVEERLDLIHSLTRKYGGNIPAVIASGENARKQLETITGAADRIDELELEEAKLLEKLGKQGLALSEKRKSAATKMGSGIETELDDLKMSAAKFGVDFQTKPDPNGVPLNGGPRIGFDQNGIDRVEFLIAPNPGEGLKPLAKIASGGETSRLMLGLKNVLARADEVPSLIFDEIDQGIGGRVGMTVGQKLWNLSRSHQVFCVTHLPQLAVFGDEHYQVQKLIHGNRTLTRVERLDGEPRLLELSQMLGEVGEGTLRSAHELMQVARQIVKTSK, from the coding sequence ATGCTAACCGAACTTCACATCCACAACTTTGCGATCATAGACAAACTCGACCTGCGTTTTGGTCCTGGGCTCATCATCCTCACGGGTGAGACGGGCGCGGGCAAGTCTATCATCCTCGATGCCGTCGTCATGCTCATCGGCGGCAAAGCGGACACGACCTTCGTGCGAACCGATTCAGATGCCGCGTTCGTCGAGGGTGTGTTCCAGCTCAAAGGTCCCGAAAGAGAAGCGGTGCACTCCATCCTGCAACGCGAAGAATTGATGGACGATCCGAATTATGTGGTGCTGATGCGCGAAGTCCGCAAAGAGGGGCGGAGTGTGGCGCGCGTCAATGGGCGGACGGTGAGCGTTTCTCTTTTAAAAGAAATCGGATCGCTGGTGGTGGACATTCACGGACAAGCGGAACATCTATCGCTTCTCGATTCACGCGCCCATTTGGGTCTGCTCGACCGCTTCGCTGAAGTTTCGCGTCCCCTCAGCGATTATCGTCAGACGTATCACGCGTTGCTTGGCGTTCGTCACGAGTTGAATGAGTTGCGAAAAGCGCAAGCGGATGCGGATCGCCGCGTGGAGTTTCTCACGTATCAAGCGGAGGAGATCGAAGCCGCGCGTTTGAAAGCGGGCGAAGATGATGAACTGCGCAAGGAGCGCGACCGACTCGCGAATGCCGAGTCGCTGGCGCAGAACGCGCAAGAGGCGTTGGCTGTGTTGGAAGAAGGCTCGCCTGAAACGCCCGCCGCCACCGACCTGATCGGGCAAGCCGCGCAAGCCTTGCACGCGCTCGCAAAAATTGACTCGGCGCAAAGCGAGTTGGCGAATCAAGCCGAAGTGTTGATCGAAACGATTTCGGATGTGGTTCACAACCTGCGCGATTATTTGGAAGAGATCGAGTTCAACCCGAAGCGACTCGATGAAGTGGAAGAGCGGCTTGATTTAATTCATTCGCTCACACGCAAATATGGCGGGAACATCCCAGCGGTGATCGCCTCGGGCGAGAACGCGCGCAAACAACTCGAAACCATCACAGGCGCGGCGGATCGAATCGATGAATTGGAATTGGAAGAAGCAAAACTGCTTGAGAAATTGGGCAAGCAGGGATTGGCGCTTTCAGAAAAACGCAAATCTGCCGCGACGAAGATGGGAAGCGGCATTGAGACCGAACTCGATGACCTGAAAATGTCCGCCGCGAAGTTTGGCGTAGACTTTCAGACCAAGCCCGACCCGAACGGCGTGCCGCTGAACGGCGGTCCGCGCATTGGGTTTGACCAGAACGGAATTGACCGCGTCGAGTTTTTAATCGCGCCGAACCCTGGCGAGGGACTCAAACCGTTGGCAAAGATCGCCTCAGGCGGCGAGACCTCGCGTTTGATGTTGGGTTTGAAAAATGTTTTGGCGAGAGCCGATGAAGTCCCTTCGTTGATCTTCGACGAAATTGATCAGGGCATCGGCGGGCGCGTGGGTATGACGGTCGGTCAGAAGTTGTGGAATCTCTCGCGGTCACATCAAGTGTTCTGCGTGACGCATCTTCCGCAGTTGGCTGTCTTTGGCGACGAGCATTATCAAGTGCAGAAATTGATCCACGGCAACCGCACGCTCACGCGCGTCGAACGTCTCGACGGCGAGCCGCGCCTGCTCGAACTCTCGCAAATGCTCGGCGAAGTCGGCGAGGGGACATTGAGGTCCGCGCATGAGTTGATGCAAGTGGCAAGGCAGATAGTGAAAACTTCAAAGTAA
- a CDS encoding heme degradation protein, with translation MFTTFAPLSPDLTADERLDAIREAYNEDRSQMTLMLAHQLRIPEVDILRALEGDTARELDGSRWEEIIRAFEPLGKVTVIVSNGATTVEVFGQFGKFFNKDGFLNIRTDTLDMHIRGWELASVFAFRKPSHLDKHESLSFQFFDTRGNAAFKVFLNFDGGEPAAEVKQGYEDFIAKFQKKR, from the coding sequence ATGTTTACAACCTTCGCCCCTCTCAGCCCAGACCTTACAGCGGACGAACGTCTCGACGCCATTCGTGAAGCCTACAATGAAGACCGCTCACAGATGACCCTCATGCTTGCGCATCAACTGCGCATCCCCGAAGTGGACATCCTGCGCGCGCTTGAAGGCGACACTGCCCGCGAACTGGATGGTTCGCGCTGGGAGGAAATCATCCGCGCGTTCGAGCCGCTAGGCAAAGTGACCGTCATCGTGTCGAACGGCGCGACCACGGTCGAGGTGTTCGGTCAGTTTGGAAAATTTTTCAACAAAGACGGCTTTTTGAATATCCGGACCGACACCCTCGATATGCACATCCGCGGCTGGGAACTGGCTTCTGTGTTTGCCTTCCGCAAACCGAGTCATCTCGATAAACACGAATCGTTGTCTTTCCAATTCTTCGACACGCGAGGGAATGCCGCGTTCAAGGTTTTCCTCAACTTCGATGGCGGGGAACCCGCGGCTGAAGTGAAGCAAGGATACGAAGATTTCATCGCGAAGTTCCAAAAGAAACGGTAA
- the holA gene encoding DNA polymerase III subunit delta, whose translation MPNLYFLFGNDEFAISRKLKDFDSDFTDPTSADMNTARLDARSMSETDLNTAVNAMPFLAKRRLVLLANPSSKYNNASSRKKFIEFIEKAPDTTRIAMYESVEPKEADKHWLVKWAEKNNKSIQTKAFMLPKLRDMTGWIVNETKQQGGQIEPRAAEMLKDMVGVDTRQAGMEISKLLAYVNWARQVNVADVEAVCIVTSQQSVFDFVDALSSGNGKSAQHLLHRLLETEDPFSLWGMVVRQFRLLIQAREILDGRGNKDDVARALGVHPFVAEKTTGQAGRFSIESLESIYRKLLRIDERVKTGQSTLDLALDTLIVELTN comes from the coding sequence ATGCCCAACCTCTACTTCCTCTTTGGCAACGACGAATTCGCCATCTCGCGCAAGCTCAAGGATTTCGACTCGGACTTCACCGACCCCACCAGCGCGGACATGAACACGGCGCGCCTCGACGCGCGTTCGATGAGCGAAACGGACTTGAACACCGCCGTCAACGCCATGCCGTTCCTCGCCAAGCGACGGTTGGTCTTGCTGGCGAATCCATCTTCGAAATATAACAACGCTTCTTCGAGAAAGAAATTTATCGAATTCATCGAAAAAGCGCCAGACACGACTCGGATTGCGATGTACGAATCCGTTGAACCAAAAGAAGCGGACAAACACTGGCTGGTGAAATGGGCGGAGAAAAACAACAAATCCATTCAAACCAAAGCCTTCATGCTCCCCAAACTCAGAGACATGACAGGCTGGATCGTCAACGAAACCAAACAACAAGGCGGGCAAATCGAGCCGCGCGCCGCGGAAATGCTCAAAGACATGGTCGGCGTGGACACGCGTCAGGCGGGGATGGAAATCTCGAAGTTGCTGGCGTACGTCAATTGGGCGAGGCAGGTCAACGTCGCGGATGTGGAAGCGGTCTGCATCGTCACGTCACAGCAATCGGTGTTCGATTTCGTCGACGCCTTGTCGAGCGGCAACGGCAAATCGGCGCAACACTTATTGCATCGCCTGCTCGAAACCGAAGACCCGTTTTCACTGTGGGGGATGGTGGTGCGACAGTTTCGCCTGTTAATTCAAGCGCGAGAAATCCTCGACGGACGCGGAAACAAGGATGATGTGGCGCGCGCGCTGGGCGTGCATCCGTTTGTGGCAGAGAAGACGACGGGACAGGCTGGGCGCTTTTCGATCGAATCGCTTGAAAGCATCTATCGAAAATTACTGCGCATCGACGAGCGGGTCAAGACCGGGCAGTCCACACTCGATCTGGCGCTGGACACGCTGATCGTTGAATTAACGAACTGA
- a CDS encoding TlyA family RNA methyltransferase, with amino-acid sequence MPKIRLDVLLVERGLAESRAKAQALIMAGQVRVADQVALKSGASVDSESTVTVDSGPRFVSRGGEKLDGALEAFQLDVKDFVCADVGASTGGFTDCLLQRGAAKVYAIDVGKGILHWKLRNDPRVVVMEETNARYVESLPEQVDLVSIDASFISLKILLPVVKKWSTDFPLSTLQMKNRKWKVEHVIALIKPQFEAGKKDVSRGDGVIRDPEIHKQVLLDVLSFAQNEGFGIRGLIKSPLLGPKGNVEFLAWMDQASNPERSDLDSLLRKLGI; translated from the coding sequence ATGCCAAAAATTCGTTTGGATGTGTTACTGGTCGAGCGCGGACTCGCCGAATCGCGCGCCAAGGCGCAAGCCCTCATCATGGCGGGACAAGTCCGTGTGGCGGATCAGGTCGCGTTGAAGTCTGGAGCGTCCGTGGACAGCGAATCCACCGTGACAGTGGACTCCGGTCCGCGCTTCGTCTCACGCGGCGGCGAAAAACTGGATGGCGCGCTCGAAGCGTTCCAACTCGATGTGAAAGATTTTGTCTGCGCGGATGTCGGCGCGTCCACCGGCGGATTCACCGATTGCCTGCTTCAACGCGGCGCGGCGAAAGTCTACGCAATAGATGTAGGCAAAGGCATCCTGCACTGGAAACTCCGCAACGATCCGCGCGTGGTTGTGATGGAGGAGACCAATGCGCGGTATGTTGAGTCACTGCCTGAACAGGTTGATCTCGTATCGATTGACGCTTCGTTTATTTCGTTGAAGATTTTGTTGCCGGTGGTGAAGAAATGGTCTACCGACTTTCCACTTTCCACTTTACAAATGAAGAATAGAAAGTGGAAAGTGGAACATGTTATCGCCCTCATCAAACCCCAATTCGAAGCCGGTAAAAAGGATGTCTCCCGTGGTGACGGCGTGATCCGCGACCCTGAAATCCACAAGCAGGTACTTCTTGATGTTTTGAGTTTCGCCCAGAATGAAGGCTTCGGCATCCGCGGGCTGATCAAGAGTCCGCTGTTGGGACCGAAGGGGAATGTCGAGTTTTTGGCGTGGATGGATCAAGCTTCCAATCCCGAGCGAAGCGATTTGGATAGTTTGCTCAGAAAATTAGGTATATAA
- a CDS encoding PD40 domain-containing protein translates to MKYQLILSLTIIVLLITSCASSPEEVTAQTSVAATTSAANWTRTPTPTATYTATPTITFTPTHTPTLTPLPTATLLGGWTTENIICASDLGTGNLEIFSVSVDGNHRINLTNSPAYEYSPILSPDKAKIAFVSSNGSNPEIYVMNVDGSNPTNVSNTGGFEYWHNWSPDGSKIVFESQDEEYDFDIYVVDVGSGNLTNLTNSPFMEQFPIWSPDGTKIAFASLREGRYYKIHVMNVDGSNNFQLTSGRGGDFPMAWSPDGEKILFSSDRDGEDFELYIMNADGSNPLKITRNKMDETDVIWSPDGTKIFAWPFGGKPFIINPDGSNPTELETLPGSISISSNCP, encoded by the coding sequence ATGAAATACCAGCTGATTCTTTCCTTAACAATCATTGTTCTCCTCATTACGAGTTGTGCATCTTCGCCAGAGGAAGTCACAGCACAGACATCGGTTGCCGCAACGACAAGCGCGGCAAATTGGACAAGAACACCGACTCCAACAGCTACTTATACAGCTACCCCAACAATAACTTTCACTCCCACCCACACACCGACACTCACCCCGCTTCCCACTGCCACTTTACTCGGCGGCTGGACAACAGAAAATATAATATGCGCGTCAGATCTTGGCACTGGAAACCTTGAGATTTTCTCTGTATCTGTTGATGGAAATCATCGAATCAATCTCACAAACAGTCCTGCGTATGAATATTCGCCTATTTTATCTCCTGACAAAGCCAAAATTGCTTTCGTGTCAAGTAATGGTAGCAACCCTGAAATTTATGTTATGAATGTTGATGGGAGCAATCCGACAAATGTATCTAACACGGGTGGATTTGAATACTGGCATAATTGGTCGCCGGATGGGAGTAAGATTGTTTTTGAATCGCAAGACGAGGAATATGACTTTGATATCTACGTGGTAGATGTAGGAAGCGGGAACCTGACCAACTTGACAAACAGTCCTTTTATGGAACAATTCCCCATATGGTCGCCAGATGGAACGAAGATCGCTTTTGCTTCCCTGCGCGAGGGTAGATATTACAAGATCCATGTTATGAACGTTGATGGAAGCAACAATTTTCAATTGACGAGCGGCAGGGGTGGAGATTTCCCGATGGCCTGGTCTCCTGATGGAGAAAAAATACTGTTTAGTTCTGATCGTGACGGCGAGGATTTTGAACTTTATATTATGAATGCTGATGGAAGCAATCCACTTAAAATAACAAGAAACAAAATGGATGAAACAGATGTTATATGGTCACCGGACGGCACAAAGATATTTGCATGGCCATTTGGAGGAAAGCCATTCATCATAAACCCAGATGGCAGCAATCCAACGGAATTAGAAACATTACCAGGTTCTATATCGATATCCTCTAACTGTCCATAA
- the lepA gene encoding elongation factor 4, with translation MTDHIRNFCIIAHVDHGKSTLADRLLQLTGAISEREMTEQVLDSMDLEREKGVTIKASAVRMYYTAKDNQKYEINLIDTPGHVDFGYEVSRALKACEGAVLVVDATQGIEAQTLANLYQALDADLTIIPVINKIDLPSARPDEVAEDVGSLLGVPPEAVLRVSAKEGVNVDQILEAIVTRVPPPKDLDDAPLRALVFDSHYDSYKGVVAYVRVVEGSFKSTDVLRMFSTREEMRPVEIGIFAPSMKATETLGSGEVGYIATGFKTVHECRVGDTITRAAQPASNPLPGYQTPKPMVFAGIYPVEADDYPELRDSLEKLQLNDASLTYQPETSQALGFGFRAGFLGLFHMEIIQERIEREYNLDVLFTAPSVEYQVLMIDDSVIPVDSPAELPDESKIVEVREPWMTIEIITPTDYYGPIMDIVTKRRGIFKQQEYPAPHRVQLDFEIPLSEIIIDFFDDLKSRTKGYASLDYQFLEYRPDELQKLEILVNGEPLDALATIVHQKDAYHKGQRLITKLKDLIPRQLYDVAVQASSGGRIISRANVKATRKDVLAKCYGGDITRKKKLLEKQKKGKKRLKMVGNVEIPQDAFMAVLKLNEE, from the coding sequence ATGACCGACCACATTCGTAACTTCTGTATCATTGCCCATGTTGACCATGGAAAATCCACGCTTGCCGACCGCTTGTTGCAACTGACAGGCGCGATCTCGGAACGCGAGATGACCGAGCAGGTGCTCGATAGCATGGACCTCGAACGCGAAAAAGGCGTCACGATCAAAGCCTCCGCGGTGCGGATGTATTACACCGCGAAGGACAATCAAAAGTACGAGATCAATCTGATCGACACGCCAGGTCACGTGGACTTCGGCTACGAGGTCAGCCGCGCGCTCAAGGCGTGCGAAGGCGCGGTGCTTGTCGTGGACGCCACGCAGGGCATCGAAGCGCAGACGCTGGCGAATCTCTATCAGGCGCTCGACGCCGACCTCACGATCATCCCCGTCATCAACAAAATTGACCTGCCCTCCGCGCGTCCCGACGAGGTGGCTGAAGATGTGGGGAGCCTGCTCGGGGTCCCGCCTGAAGCGGTTTTGCGCGTCTCGGCGAAAGAGGGCGTCAACGTGGATCAAATCCTGGAGGCAATTGTGACGCGCGTGCCGCCTCCGAAAGATCTGGATGACGCGCCGTTGCGCGCGCTCGTCTTCGATTCGCATTACGACTCGTACAAAGGCGTCGTCGCGTACGTCCGCGTGGTTGAAGGCTCGTTCAAATCCACCGATGTCTTGCGGATGTTTTCGACGCGCGAAGAAATGCGCCCCGTTGAAATCGGAATTTTCGCGCCGAGCATGAAGGCGACGGAGACGTTGGGATCGGGCGAGGTGGGATACATCGCGACGGGATTCAAAACCGTGCATGAGTGCCGCGTGGGAGATACGATCACGCGCGCCGCTCAGCCTGCCTCTAACCCTCTGCCTGGGTACCAAACCCCGAAGCCGATGGTCTTCGCGGGGATTTATCCCGTCGAAGCGGACGATTATCCCGAGCTACGCGACTCGCTCGAAAAACTGCAACTCAACGACGCCTCGCTGACGTACCAGCCTGAAACCTCGCAAGCGTTGGGATTCGGATTCCGCGCGGGCTTTCTCGGTCTCTTTCACATGGAGATCATTCAAGAGCGCATCGAACGTGAATACAATTTGGATGTGCTGTTCACCGCGCCGTCGGTGGAATATCAAGTGTTGATGATCGACGACTCGGTCATCCCCGTTGACTCGCCCGCCGAACTGCCCGATGAATCGAAGATCGTCGAAGTGCGCGAGCCGTGGATGACCATCGAGATCATCACGCCCACCGATTATTACGGTCCCATCATGGACATTGTCACCAAACGGCGCGGCATCTTCAAACAACAGGAATATCCCGCGCCGCATCGCGTGCAACTCGATTTTGAAATCCCGCTCTCGGAAATTATCATTGATTTCTTCGACGATTTGAAATCGCGCACCAAAGGCTATGCTTCGTTGGATTATCAATTCCTTGAATATCGCCCCGACGAATTGCAGAAACTTGAAATACTCGTCAACGGCGAACCTCTCGACGCGCTCGCGACCATCGTCCATCAAAAGGATGCGTATCACAAAGGTCAACGCCTCATCACGAAACTGAAAGACTTGATCCCCCGTCAACTGTATGATGTGGCAGTGCAAGCCTCCTCGGGCGGACGAATCATCTCGCGCGCCAACGTCAAAGCCACGCGCAAAGATGTGCTGGCAAAATGCTACGGCGGCGACATCACTCGCAAAAAGAAATTGCTCGAGAAACAAAAGAAGGGCAAGAAACGCTTGAAGATGGTCGGCAACGTCGAAATCCCGCAGGACGCGTTCATGGCGGTGTTGAAGTTGAATGAGGAATAA
- a CDS encoding flippase-like domain-containing protein: MKDVKKWLPGAIVSLGLIAAILYFVDLPKMVDALRNANYVYFGIALVIGFVWMAVRTQVWRTLLRDRASFSDVFWTVGEGYLLNNFLPFRLGEVGRAFLLSRKSKMTFMEILPTIVIERTMDLIYTAIIFLSVLPFIVGAEGSGRTAYIMGGIVLIGFVLMFILARNNKWALDIFHKLTARFPRLQQLGGSFLESFFSGLSVLTDGRLFVKFLFWMAVNWGIAIVAYYFIIRAFFPQANAIWAMFGLGMAAFGGAIPSAPGALGTFEAAIVFALKILGADESSALAAALAMRLYNYINSIIVGAIGLSREGQTLSGVYQELMSFRNKQAKAE, from the coding sequence ATGAAAGATGTAAAAAAATGGCTCCCCGGCGCGATCGTCAGCCTCGGCTTGATCGCCGCGATCCTCTATTTCGTTGACCTGCCCAAAATGGTCGACGCGCTTCGCAACGCGAATTATGTGTATTTCGGAATCGCGCTTGTGATCGGCTTTGTGTGGATGGCGGTCCGCACGCAGGTGTGGAGAACGCTTCTGCGTGACCGCGCCTCGTTCAGCGATGTGTTTTGGACAGTGGGTGAAGGATACTTATTAAATAACTTCCTTCCCTTCCGCCTCGGCGAAGTTGGTCGCGCCTTTTTACTCAGCCGAAAATCCAAGATGACCTTCATGGAAATCCTCCCAACCATCGTCATCGAACGCACCATGGACTTGATCTACACCGCCATCATTTTTCTTTCCGTCCTTCCGTTCATCGTCGGCGCGGAGGGGAGCGGACGTACAGCCTACATCATGGGCGGCATCGTGCTGATCGGCTTCGTACTGATGTTCATTCTGGCGCGCAACAACAAATGGGCGCTCGATATTTTTCACAAACTCACGGCGCGTTTTCCGCGCTTGCAACAACTCGGCGGCAGTTTCCTCGAATCGTTCTTCTCCGGCTTGAGCGTGCTCACCGACGGCAGACTCTTCGTCAAATTTTTATTTTGGATGGCTGTCAACTGGGGGATCGCCATCGTCGCGTATTACTTCATCATCCGCGCGTTCTTCCCGCAGGCGAACGCGATCTGGGCGATGTTCGGCTTGGGCATGGCGGCGTTCGGCGGAGCCATCCCTTCGGCGCCCGGCGCGTTAGGGACGTTCGAAGCCGCGATCGTGTTCGCCTTGAAAATCCTGGGTGCCGACGAATCCTCCGCGCTCGCCGCCGCATTAGCCATGCGGTTGTACAATTACATCAACAGCATCATAGTCGGCGCCATCGGTCTCTCGCGCGAAGGACAGACTCTTTCAGGCGTCTATCAGGAGTTGATGAGTTTCAGAAACAAGCAAGCGAAAGCGGAATAG
- a CDS encoding GDP-mannose 4,6-dehydratase: protein MSRHYFITGGAGFIGSNYADRLIQRGERVTIFDNLSRAGAPRNVDWLKSQFGETGFNLIVGDLRSADLLAESAKDADVIVHLAGQVAVTTSVTNPREDFEANALGTFNALEAARLSKKNPIFIYSSTNKVYGGMDDVQLVEESTRWLYKDLKHGCPESQPLDFHSPYGVSKGSGDQYVRDYARIYGLRSVVFRQSCIYGPRQFGIEDQGWLAWMMIAAVTGRKITVYGDGKQVRDVLHVHDLLDAYDAAIEKIDTAKGQIYNVGGGRRNVMAIWAEFGPILEKLLGKRIEVAREDWRPGDQKVFYADLRKAKHELGWEPKIDLEEGMELMFEWVQANKDLF from the coding sequence GTGAGTCGCCATTACTTCATCACAGGCGGAGCGGGATTCATCGGTTCGAACTACGCGGACAGGCTGATCCAGCGCGGCGAGCGCGTCACCATCTTCGACAATCTCTCGCGCGCGGGCGCGCCGCGCAATGTGGACTGGTTGAAGAGTCAATTCGGGGAAACTGGATTCAACCTCATCGTCGGAGACCTGCGAAGCGCAGACTTGTTAGCCGAGTCCGCCAAAGACGCGGATGTCATCGTGCATCTCGCTGGTCAAGTCGCAGTGACAACCTCTGTGACAAATCCGCGCGAGGACTTCGAAGCCAACGCGCTGGGGACGTTCAACGCGCTCGAAGCCGCTCGCCTATCGAAAAAGAATCCCATCTTCATTTACTCATCCACCAACAAAGTCTACGGCGGCATGGACGATGTGCAGTTGGTCGAAGAATCGACGCGCTGGTTATACAAAGATTTGAAACACGGCTGTCCCGAATCACAGCCGCTTGATTTCCATTCGCCGTATGGAGTTTCAAAAGGTTCGGGCGACCAATACGTCCGCGATTATGCTCGCATTTACGGTCTACGCTCTGTCGTCTTTCGTCAAAGTTGCATTTACGGTCCGCGCCAATTTGGAATCGAAGACCAAGGCTGGCTCGCGTGGATGATGATCGCTGCAGTGACGGGACGCAAGATTACCGTCTATGGCGACGGCAAACAAGTGCGCGACGTTCTGCACGTCCACGACCTGCTCGACGCGTACGATGCCGCCATCGAAAAAATTGATACTGCCAAAGGGCAAATTTATAACGTTGGCGGCGGCAGGCGCAACGTCATGGCGATCTGGGCAGAGTTCGGTCCGATACTGGAGAAGTTGCTCGGCAAAAGAATCGAAGTGGCGCGCGAAGATTGGCGTCCCGGCGACCAGAAAGTCTTCTACGCCGACCTACGCAAAGCCAAACACGAACTCGGCTGGGAACCGAAAATTGATCTCGAAGAGGGCATGGAGTTGATGTTCGAGTGGGTGCAGGCGAATAAGGATTTGTTTTAG